A genomic region of Acidobacteriota bacterium contains the following coding sequences:
- a CDS encoding PQQ-binding-like beta-propeller repeat protein, giving the protein MKYSVVLAVLVLGSVSAQTPSSPRAGVDWPGFRGIAAAGVNDAAAVPVNWSVPDGKLVKWKVPVAGLGHSSPVVWGNMVCTASAISGTPDPQLKVGLYGDIGSVLDTTEHKFMVMCFDKNTGKLRWEQTAKTGVPIIKRHPKSTHASSTLATDGTHVVAFFGSEGLYSYDLKGRLVWKKDFGALDSGFFMAPEAQWGFASSPIIHNGRVIVQADVQKGSFVAAFDVRTGKQLWRTPRADVPTWSTPAVVNMDGRDQVIVNGWKHIGGYDLETGKEVWRMTGGGDIPVPTPIAAHGLVFITNAHGKMAPIYAIKPTATGDISLKEGETANAHIAWSYQRDGGYMQTPIVVGDILYVCRDNGVLSAFDAKTGVRHYQARLGDGRTGFSASAVSAGGRLYFTSEDGDVYVVKAGPAYELLATNPLGEVAMATPAISEGTFLFRTRGHLVAVGER; this is encoded by the coding sequence ATGAAGTACAGCGTTGTACTGGCGGTCTTGGTTCTCGGGAGTGTGTCGGCCCAGACCCCATCCAGTCCGCGTGCGGGCGTCGATTGGCCAGGCTTCCGCGGTATTGCCGCCGCCGGTGTCAACGATGCCGCGGCCGTGCCCGTTAACTGGAGCGTGCCCGACGGCAAGCTCGTGAAGTGGAAAGTGCCGGTCGCCGGTCTCGGCCACTCGAGTCCCGTGGTGTGGGGCAACATGGTCTGCACCGCCAGCGCCATCAGCGGCACCCCGGATCCGCAGCTCAAGGTCGGCCTGTACGGCGACATCGGGTCCGTGCTCGACACCACCGAGCACAAGTTCATGGTGATGTGCTTCGACAAGAACACCGGCAAGCTGCGGTGGGAGCAGACGGCCAAGACCGGCGTGCCCATCATCAAGCGCCATCCCAAGTCCACGCACGCCAGTTCGACCCTTGCGACCGATGGCACGCACGTCGTGGCCTTCTTCGGCTCCGAGGGCCTGTATTCCTACGACCTCAAGGGCCGGCTGGTGTGGAAAAAGGATTTCGGCGCGCTCGACTCCGGCTTCTTCATGGCGCCCGAGGCGCAGTGGGGCTTTGCCAGCTCCCCTATCATCCACAACGGCCGCGTGATCGTGCAGGCGGATGTGCAGAAGGGATCGTTCGTCGCCGCCTTCGACGTGCGCACCGGCAAGCAACTGTGGCGGACCCCGCGCGCGGATGTGCCGACCTGGAGCACGCCCGCGGTCGTGAACATGGACGGCCGCGACCAGGTGATCGTCAACGGCTGGAAGCACATCGGCGGCTACGACCTCGAAACCGGCAAGGAAGTGTGGCGCATGACCGGCGGCGGCGACATCCCCGTCCCCACGCCCATTGCCGCGCACGGCCTGGTGTTCATCACCAACGCGCACGGCAAGATGGCGCCGATCTATGCCATCAAGCCAACCGCGACCGGCGACATCTCGCTGAAGGAGGGCGAAACCGCGAACGCCCACATCGCCTGGAGCTACCAGCGCGACGGCGGCTACATGCAGACGCCCATCGTCGTCGGCGACATTCTTTACGTCTGCCGTGACAACGGCGTGCTGAGTGCGTTTGACGCCAAGACCGGTGTGCGCCACTACCAGGCGCGGCTGGGCGATGGCCGGACCGGCTTCTCGGCGTCGGCAGTGTCGGCCGGTGGCCGCCTCTATTTCACCAGCGAGGACGGCGACGTCTACGTGGTGAAGGCGGGACCGGCGTACGAGTTGCTGGCCACCAACCCGCTGGGCGAAGTCGCCATGGCGACGCCGGCGATCTCAGAAGGCACGTTCCTGTTCCGCACGCGCGGCCACCTGGTGGCGGTCGGCGAGCGCTAA
- a CDS encoding MBL fold metallo-hydrolase: MVSPILLISCLAVAADKFGDVAIATFVHSSIQIENAGTVIQIDPWGAGDFYTRAKPADLILITDDVSHHLDVKAIAKVRKAGTPVVIAANGRKLVPDGIVMNNGDTKEFGAVRIEAVGAYDITPGDPYHPKGEANGYVITVGGKRIYVVGVTECVPEVRAVKNVDVAFFPLNLPLARMEPAAAIDCISAIHPKVVYPYHYDQQWVRPVPAGGARPTPTTRGLQELKAALTPKGIDVRLAEWYPR, translated from the coding sequence ATGGTTTCTCCTATTCTCCTGATCTCCTGTCTAGCTGTTGCCGCTGACAAGTTCGGCGACGTCGCGATCGCCACCTTCGTCCACTCGAGCATCCAGATCGAGAACGCCGGCACGGTGATCCAGATCGACCCCTGGGGCGCCGGCGATTTCTACACTCGGGCGAAGCCTGCGGACCTGATCCTGATTACCGACGACGTGAGCCACCACTTGGACGTGAAGGCCATCGCGAAAGTGCGCAAGGCCGGCACGCCGGTCGTGATCGCTGCGAACGGACGGAAGCTGGTTCCCGACGGCATTGTGATGAACAACGGCGACACGAAGGAGTTCGGCGCCGTCCGCATCGAGGCTGTCGGCGCCTACGACATCACGCCGGGCGACCCGTATCACCCGAAGGGCGAGGCGAACGGTTATGTCATCACCGTCGGCGGCAAGCGCATCTACGTGGTCGGTGTCACCGAGTGCGTTCCGGAAGTGAGGGCCGTCAAGAACGTAGACGTGGCATTCTTCCCGCTCAACCTGCCGCTCGCGCGTATGGAGCCGGCCGCCGCGATCGACTGCATTTCGGCAATCCACCCGAAGGTGGTCTATCCCTACCACTACGACCAGCAATGGGTGCGGCCGGTACCGGCTGGCGGTGCCCGCCCCACGCCAACGACGCGCGGACTACAGGAGCTGAAGGCGGCCCTGACGCCGAAGGGAATCGATGTTCGTTTGGCCGAATGGTACCCGCGTTGA
- a CDS encoding PadR family transcriptional regulator: MTDRPRKDDHLLPLKPKVLHILLALADGPRHGYSIMQEVATRTEGQVRVWPAGMYGALRELEELDWIVESEKRPSDDDERRRYFALTPLGKKVLTSEVRRLEAIVDHARASLALRKPGRA, translated from the coding sequence ATGACGGACAGACCACGAAAAGACGACCACCTGCTGCCGTTGAAGCCCAAGGTCCTGCACATTCTGCTGGCCCTGGCCGACGGCCCCCGTCACGGCTACAGCATCATGCAGGAGGTCGCCACACGGACCGAGGGACAGGTCCGGGTGTGGCCGGCCGGCATGTACGGCGCGCTGCGCGAGTTGGAAGAACTCGACTGGATTGTCGAGTCCGAGAAACGCCCCAGTGACGATGACGAGCGGCGACGCTACTTCGCCCTCACGCCGCTCGGCAAGAAGGTGCTGACGAGCGAAGTCCGGCGTCTCGAAGCCATTGTCGATCACGCGCGCGCGAGCCTGGCGCTCAGAAAGCCAGGACGCGCATGA
- a CDS encoding PQQ-binding-like beta-propeller repeat protein — translation MIRKVQAGLKTRLYVLVLFLVPATLAAQYGTTGGEWRTWGGDLGVTRYAPLDQINAANFKDLEVAWRFRTENLGSRPDFNLQTTPLMIGGVLYATAGEHRNAVALNAATGELLWMHRLEEGPRAQRSSRRLSGRGVGYWTDGKGDERVFYVTIGYQLVGLDAKTGHPLKDFGVNGVVDLKKDADQDLDPIEGEIAWNGAPVVAKNVVLVGAAHRAGSIPRSRKNAKGYIRAYDARTGKRLWIFHTIPMPGEFGNDTWHEGSWEYTGNTGVWTQMTVDEQLGIAYLPVEIPTGDYFGGHRPGDNLFAETLLAVDLQTGKRIWHYQLVHHPIWDYDIPCAPILVDITVNGRKIAAVAQPTKQGFVYVFDRQTGEPVWPIEERPVEKGTVPREWYSPTQPFPTKPPPFERQGFLEEYVVDFTPEIKAEALALVAKYKIGPLFTPPIVRGENGKEGLLFIPNGANWPGGSFDPDTGMLYVYSHTLVRVLSMVNDPKRSDMAYITDGSASESGGGGLSVNGLPIVKPPWGRITAIDMNKGEIAWQIAHGETPDAIKSHPALKGLTIPRTGRPGGAGGSSGGIGTLVTKTLLISGEGGTVMMPDGQRGAMLRAYDKKTGAEVGAVQMSGAQTGNPMTYMLGGKQYIVVAAGSSIRPGELIAYRLP, via the coding sequence GTGATTCGCAAGGTGCAGGCGGGTCTAAAGACCCGCCTCTACGTGCTGGTGCTTTTCCTCGTGCCGGCGACACTGGCCGCCCAATACGGGACCACTGGCGGCGAGTGGCGCACGTGGGGCGGCGATCTTGGCGTCACCCGCTATGCCCCGCTCGATCAGATCAACGCCGCCAACTTCAAGGATCTCGAAGTCGCTTGGCGATTCAGGACCGAAAACCTGGGCTCGCGCCCCGACTTCAACCTGCAGACCACGCCGCTGATGATTGGCGGCGTGCTCTACGCCACCGCCGGCGAGCATCGCAACGCCGTGGCGCTGAATGCGGCGACCGGCGAGTTGCTGTGGATGCACCGGCTCGAGGAAGGCCCACGCGCGCAGCGGTCGTCGCGACGGCTGTCGGGCCGCGGGGTCGGCTACTGGACCGACGGCAAGGGCGACGAACGCGTCTTCTACGTCACCATCGGCTACCAGCTGGTCGGCCTCGATGCGAAGACCGGCCACCCGCTCAAGGACTTCGGCGTCAACGGTGTCGTTGACCTGAAGAAGGACGCGGACCAGGATCTGGATCCGATTGAGGGCGAGATCGCGTGGAACGGCGCACCCGTGGTCGCGAAGAACGTGGTGCTGGTCGGCGCCGCGCATCGCGCCGGCTCGATCCCGCGCAGCCGCAAGAACGCCAAGGGCTACATCCGCGCCTACGACGCGCGCACCGGCAAGCGCCTGTGGATCTTCCACACCATCCCGATGCCCGGGGAGTTCGGTAACGACACCTGGCACGAAGGGTCGTGGGAGTACACCGGTAACACCGGCGTGTGGACGCAGATGACGGTGGACGAGCAACTCGGCATTGCCTATCTGCCGGTCGAGATCCCCACCGGCGACTACTTCGGCGGTCATCGTCCCGGCGACAACCTGTTCGCCGAGACCCTGCTTGCCGTGGATCTTCAGACCGGCAAGCGCATCTGGCATTACCAGCTCGTGCACCATCCAATCTGGGACTACGACATCCCGTGCGCGCCAATCCTGGTGGACATCACCGTCAACGGCCGCAAGATCGCCGCCGTCGCGCAGCCGACCAAGCAGGGCTTTGTCTACGTGTTCGATCGCCAGACCGGCGAGCCCGTCTGGCCGATCGAGGAGCGGCCGGTCGAGAAGGGCACGGTCCCGCGGGAGTGGTACTCGCCGACGCAGCCGTTCCCGACCAAGCCGCCGCCCTTCGAGCGCCAGGGCTTCCTCGAAGAGTACGTCGTCGACTTCACGCCCGAGATCAAGGCCGAGGCGTTGGCGCTGGTGGCGAAGTACAAGATTGGCCCGCTGTTCACGCCGCCCATCGTCCGGGGCGAGAACGGCAAAGAGGGCCTGCTGTTCATCCCGAACGGCGCCAACTGGCCCGGGGGCTCGTTCGATCCGGACACGGGCATGCTTTACGTGTATTCCCACACGCTGGTTCGCGTGCTGTCGATGGTCAACGATCCGAAGCGATCGGACATGGCCTACATCACCGACGGCAGCGCGTCCGAGAGTGGCGGCGGCGGGTTGTCGGTGAATGGCCTCCCGATCGTCAAACCACCGTGGGGCCGGATCACCGCGATTGACATGAACAAGGGTGAGATCGCCTGGCAGATCGCCCACGGCGAGACGCCGGATGCGATCAAGAGCCACCCGGCCCTGAAGGGCCTCACCATTCCGAGGACCGGCCGTCCTGGTGGCGCCGGCGGCAGTTCGGGCGGCATCGGCACGCTCGTCACTAAGACGCTGTTGATCTCCGGTGAGGGCGGCACGGTGATGATGCCCGATGGTCAACGCGGCGCCATGCTGCGTGCCTACGACAAGAAGACCGGCGCCGAGGTGGGCGCGGTGCAGATGTCCGGCGCGCAAACAGGAAATCCGATGACCTACATGCTCGGCGGCAAGCAGTACATCGTCGTCGCGGCCGGCAGCTCGATCCGGCCCGGCGAGTTAATCGCGTATCGATTGCCATGA
- a CDS encoding ABC transporter permease has protein sequence MSYGHFLWLLRGRDVQEQQAIKDDAERLLDAARARGRGAVVATWLALLWDLLIVGAGHDVARALRAVVRAPGFTLTVSLLLGLGVAATTTLFALVNTVILKPLPYAEPEQLVSVWESNVPLNRLREGPSPGNLHDWVANNDAFEALTGWWTAQATLRGRDGSAPVTGVQVTKGFFEVFRRAPLLGRTFSGDEYDGRPSIPSGRVGPEPILVLSHQLWQSLGADPSLVGGFLFVEGRNWRVLGVMPPDFAIPDLGAAFWTPWDMRESYNGPRFPEGPPREARFLKVAGRLKPELSIDAAAGRMEMLAARIAANQPKTNSDWTVRLVPLSEELVRSSRTGLLLVFGAVFCLLMLVCANVASLAVARATARARELAIRLALGAGRTRIVREHLAETALCAVLTALVAIVLTPASLGAVIAFAPSDIPRLNEVEVNAGVVSFAVALAFLVTIIGVVLPGLRGSAPEVAPALKDGAPASGQHASRVRRALVVAEIGVTVVLLVGAGLLARSFAGLQRVDPGFDTENLLVMRLAPDVTRYRGAPQVIGYYNRVFDSIRELPGVASVAAVTLLPMSTIGADFYRPYWLEGAKPDGYKLPEANVRMASPGYFATLGLPLVSGREFLEQDAIDAPRVVIVNESLARSTWPGQDPIGRSLVLDYQGGAGTRQVVGIVRDARYKGPRSEPAPEIFVPHAQNPYLVMNVLVRTTVEPGALAQSARAQALKVDPDQPVHSVTTMERLLDDTMQQDRFAMLLVALFAAAGLVTAATGVYALLAYTVGLRRREIAVRMAIGASSASVARLVVMESLTLALVGCVVGGLGVAAVSRLARSLLFGIAPEDPLTLVTTAGVLLTVVLAASWLPARRAARINPVSAMRV, from the coding sequence ATGAGTTACGGCCACTTCCTCTGGCTGCTGCGCGGCCGCGATGTCCAGGAGCAGCAGGCGATCAAGGACGATGCGGAGCGGTTGCTCGATGCGGCGCGTGCCCGCGGTCGCGGGGCAGTCGTGGCAACCTGGCTCGCCCTGCTGTGGGACCTCCTCATCGTCGGCGCCGGCCACGACGTGGCTCGCGCACTTCGAGCAGTCGTGCGCGCGCCCGGGTTCACGCTCACGGTGTCGCTGCTGCTTGGCCTCGGCGTCGCGGCCACGACCACGCTGTTCGCGCTGGTCAACACCGTCATCCTCAAGCCCTTGCCCTATGCCGAGCCGGAGCAACTGGTCTCGGTCTGGGAGTCGAACGTGCCCCTGAACCGCCTGCGCGAGGGGCCCTCGCCCGGCAACCTTCACGACTGGGTCGCCAACAACGATGCGTTCGAGGCGCTCACCGGGTGGTGGACGGCGCAGGCCACCCTGCGCGGCCGCGATGGCAGCGCGCCCGTCACGGGCGTCCAGGTAACCAAGGGGTTCTTCGAAGTGTTCCGGCGCGCGCCGCTGCTGGGGCGCACCTTCTCGGGCGACGAGTACGACGGCCGGCCGTCGATCCCGTCTGGCCGGGTCGGGCCCGAGCCAATCCTTGTCCTGAGCCATCAGCTGTGGCAGAGCCTCGGGGCCGACCCCTCGCTGGTCGGCGGGTTCCTGTTCGTTGAAGGCCGCAACTGGCGCGTGCTGGGCGTGATGCCGCCCGACTTTGCGATTCCGGATCTTGGCGCCGCCTTCTGGACGCCCTGGGATATGCGCGAGTCCTATAACGGCCCGCGCTTTCCCGAGGGCCCGCCGCGCGAAGCCCGGTTCCTGAAGGTCGCCGGCCGCCTGAAGCCGGAGCTGTCGATCGATGCCGCCGCCGGCAGGATGGAGATGCTCGCGGCCCGCATTGCGGCCAATCAACCGAAGACCAACTCCGACTGGACCGTCCGCCTGGTGCCGCTCAGCGAAGAGTTGGTGCGTTCGAGCCGCACCGGATTGCTGCTGGTCTTCGGCGCGGTGTTCTGCTTGCTGATGCTCGTGTGCGCCAACGTGGCCAGTCTCGCCGTCGCGCGGGCCACGGCGCGTGCGCGCGAACTCGCCATTCGCCTCGCGCTCGGCGCGGGGCGGACCCGCATTGTCAGGGAGCACCTGGCCGAGACGGCCCTCTGCGCCGTGCTGACCGCGCTCGTCGCGATCGTCCTCACGCCGGCGTCATTGGGCGCCGTGATCGCATTTGCCCCATCGGACATCCCGCGGTTGAACGAAGTCGAGGTCAACGCCGGCGTCGTCTCGTTCGCGGTGGCACTGGCGTTCCTCGTGACGATCATCGGCGTGGTCCTGCCGGGGCTTCGCGGCAGCGCTCCGGAAGTTGCGCCCGCGCTGAAGGACGGCGCGCCGGCGTCTGGACAGCACGCGAGCCGGGTTCGTCGCGCGCTGGTGGTTGCGGAAATCGGCGTCACCGTCGTACTGCTCGTCGGCGCCGGCCTGCTGGCCCGCAGTTTCGCCGGCCTCCAGCGCGTTGACCCGGGCTTTGATACCGAGAACCTGCTCGTCATGCGCCTCGCGCCGGATGTGACGAGGTACCGAGGGGCGCCGCAGGTGATCGGCTATTACAACCGGGTGTTCGACTCGATCCGCGAGCTGCCCGGAGTGGCGTCGGTCGCCGCGGTCACCCTGCTCCCGATGAGCACGATCGGCGCGGACTTCTACCGGCCGTATTGGTTGGAGGGCGCCAAGCCTGACGGTTACAAGCTGCCCGAGGCCAACGTTCGCATGGCCTCGCCGGGGTACTTTGCCACGCTGGGGCTGCCACTCGTCTCGGGCCGCGAGTTCCTCGAGCAGGACGCGATCGATGCGCCTCGGGTCGTGATCGTCAACGAAAGCCTGGCGCGAAGCACCTGGCCTGGCCAGGACCCGATCGGCCGCTCGCTCGTGCTCGACTACCAGGGAGGCGCCGGCACCCGCCAGGTCGTCGGCATCGTCCGCGATGCCCGGTACAAGGGCCCGCGCAGCGAGCCGGCGCCCGAGATCTTTGTTCCGCACGCGCAGAATCCCTACCTGGTGATGAACGTTCTGGTGCGCACGACCGTCGAACCCGGCGCTCTGGCCCAATCGGCGCGCGCGCAGGCGCTGAAGGTGGATCCCGACCAACCCGTGCACTCGGTCACGACGATGGAGCGGTTGCTGGACGACACCATGCAACAGGATCGATTCGCGATGCTGTTGGTGGCGTTGTTTGCGGCGGCGGGGCTCGTGACCGCGGCCACCGGCGTGTACGCGCTGCTGGCCTACACGGTGGGGCTGCGGCGTCGTGAGATCGCCGTCCGCATGGCCATTGGCGCGTCATCGGCGTCGGTGGCGCGGCTGGTCGTCATGGAGTCGCTGACGCTCGCACTCGTCGGCTGCGTCGTCGGCGGCCTCGGCGTTGCCGCCGTCAGCCGGCTGGCGCGTTCACTGCTATTCGGCATCGCGCCCGAGGATCCGCTCACGCTGGTCACGACCGCGGGGGTGCTGCTCACCGTGGTGTTGGCGGCCAGCTGGCTGCCGGCGAGACGGGCGGCGCGGATCAACCCGGTGTCGGCCATGCGGGTGTGA
- a CDS encoding carboxypeptidase-like regulatory domain-containing protein — MTMRLLRASLITVGVAAVVVASMASITARQSAIAVDGDDLAGIVRSSKGPEAGVWVIAETTGLPTKYVKIVVTDDRGQYLLPDLPKATYSVFVRGYGLVDSARVTAAPGTTLDLTAVTAPNDHAAAQYYPAGNWLSMLRIPEGSEFPGTGPQGNGINPNVKSQAEWLRLIKSGSCTACHQLGTKATREIPKELGAFPSLSHAWERRLASGQAGGNMIGGLNQLGKERALLLFADWTDRINRGELPPVPARPQGIERNVVISMWDWADPKAYLHDVVSTDRRRPTVNANGSLYGALELSADYVPVLDPVTNTISQVPLTVRDANTPPTSPKIPAASPYWGEEVIWTSKNNVHNPMLDEQGRLWLTSAVRAPENPAWCKEGSAHPSAKLFPLQRSGRQLAMYDPKTKQIKHIDTCFGTHHLMFAEDANNTLWTSGGGQVVGWLNRKIYDETGDEQKSQGWTAVVMDTNGNGRRDAYVEPDQPVDPTKDKRYGAAFYSVAPAPDGSIWGTVLGYPGSVVRLDPGTNPPETALAEVYEPPFNDPKRPGFSPRGGDVDRHGVFWAALASGHLASFDRRKCKGPLNGPKATGQHCPEGWTLYTEPMPQFRGVRDGGSVEASYYTWVDQFDTLGLGANVPINTGNASEALLALKDGKWVVLRVPYPQGFYTKWMDGRIDDPNAGWKGRGLWATISTRTPFHMEGGRGTTSKVYKLQMRPDPLAK, encoded by the coding sequence ATGACGATGCGCCTGCTGCGGGCCAGTTTGATCACCGTAGGTGTCGCCGCCGTGGTCGTGGCGTCGATGGCGTCGATCACGGCCAGGCAATCCGCCATTGCCGTCGATGGCGATGACCTCGCCGGTATCGTCCGCAGTTCGAAAGGACCCGAGGCCGGCGTCTGGGTGATTGCCGAGACCACCGGCCTCCCCACCAAGTACGTGAAGATCGTCGTCACCGACGACCGCGGACAATACCTCCTCCCCGACCTGCCGAAGGCCACCTACAGCGTGTTCGTGCGCGGCTATGGCCTGGTCGACTCGGCGCGGGTGACGGCCGCCCCGGGCACGACGCTGGATCTGACTGCGGTCACCGCACCAAACGACCACGCCGCCGCGCAGTATTACCCGGCCGGCAACTGGTTATCGATGCTGCGGATCCCCGAAGGGAGCGAGTTCCCTGGCACCGGGCCGCAGGGCAACGGCATCAACCCTAACGTCAAGAGCCAGGCCGAGTGGCTGCGGCTGATCAAGTCGGGCAGTTGCACCGCGTGTCACCAGCTGGGCACCAAGGCCACTCGCGAGATCCCGAAGGAGCTGGGCGCCTTCCCGTCGCTGTCGCACGCGTGGGAGCGTCGGCTCGCCTCGGGACAGGCCGGCGGCAACATGATCGGCGGGCTGAACCAACTGGGCAAGGAGCGGGCGCTGCTGCTGTTCGCCGATTGGACCGACCGCATTAATCGCGGCGAACTGCCGCCCGTGCCGGCGCGGCCACAGGGCATCGAGCGCAACGTGGTCATCAGCATGTGGGACTGGGCCGATCCGAAAGCCTACCTCCACGATGTCGTGTCCACCGACCGCCGCCGTCCCACGGTCAACGCCAACGGCTCGCTGTACGGTGCGCTCGAGTTGAGCGCTGACTACGTGCCGGTGCTCGATCCGGTGACGAACACCATCAGCCAGGTGCCGCTCACCGTGCGCGACGCCAACACACCGCCGACCTCCCCGAAAATCCCGGCGGCGTCGCCGTACTGGGGCGAGGAAGTGATCTGGACCAGCAAGAACAACGTGCACAACCCGATGCTCGACGAGCAGGGCCGGCTGTGGCTGACCTCGGCCGTGCGCGCGCCCGAGAACCCGGCGTGGTGCAAGGAGGGCTCGGCGCACCCGTCGGCGAAGCTGTTCCCGCTGCAGCGCTCGGGACGCCAACTCGCGATGTACGACCCGAAGACGAAACAGATCAAGCACATCGACACCTGCTTCGGCACGCACCACCTGATGTTTGCCGAGGATGCCAACAACACGTTGTGGACCAGTGGCGGCGGACAGGTCGTGGGCTGGTTGAATCGAAAGATCTACGACGAGACCGGTGACGAGCAGAAGTCGCAAGGCTGGACCGCCGTGGTGATGGACACCAACGGCAATGGCCGCCGGGATGCCTATGTCGAACCCGACCAGCCGGTCGATCCGACCAAGGACAAACGCTACGGCGCCGCGTTCTATTCAGTGGCGCCGGCGCCGGACGGATCGATCTGGGGCACGGTGCTCGGCTATCCAGGATCGGTCGTGCGGCTGGATCCCGGCACGAACCCGCCCGAGACCGCGCTGGCCGAAGTCTACGAGCCGCCCTTCAACGATCCGAAGCGACCCGGCTTCTCGCCCCGCGGCGGCGACGTCGATCGCCACGGCGTATTTTGGGCCGCGTTGGCCAGCGGTCACCTCGCGAGCTTCGACCGTCGCAAGTGCAAGGGTCCGCTGAACGGTCCTAAGGCCACCGGCCAGCACTGTCCTGAGGGCTGGACGCTCTATACCGAGCCGATGCCGCAGTTCCGCGGCGTGCGCGACGGCGGCAGCGTCGAGGCGAGTTACTACACGTGGGTCGATCAGTTCGACACGCTCGGCCTGGGCGCCAATGTGCCGATCAACACCGGCAACGCCTCTGAAGCGTTGCTGGCCTTGAAGGACGGCAAGTGGGTGGTGCTGCGCGTGCCCTACCCGCAGGGGTTCTACACCAAGTGGATGGATGGCCGGATCGACGACCCGAACGCCGGCTGGAAGGGCCGCGGGCTCTGGGCCACGATCAGCACGCGGACGCCGTTCCACATGGAAGGCGGCAGGGGCACTACCAGCAAGGTTTACAAACTGCAGATGCGGCCGGATCCGCTCGCGAAGTGA